The Chanodichthys erythropterus isolate Z2021 chromosome 14, ASM2448905v1, whole genome shotgun sequence genome window below encodes:
- the igfbp5b gene encoding insulin-like growth factor-binding protein 5b isoform X2, with translation MALLVLGTFLTALSISGGSYVPCEPCDQKALSMCPQAPVGCQLVKEPGCGCCLTCALAEGQACGVYTGTCTHGLRCLPRNGEEKPLHALLHGRGVCTNEKGYKPSHPPIDVINSKKHAAVRKDKKKQQEKLRLLAPMDYSPLPIDKHEPEFGPCRRKLDGIIQSMKDTSRVMALSLYLPNCDRKGFFKRKQCKPSRGRKRGICWCVDKYGVQLPGTDYSGGNIQCKDLENSNNNE, from the exons ATGGCTCTTCTTGTGCTGGGTACATTTCTGACGGCGTTGTCCATCAGTGGAGGCTCTTATGTTCCGTGCGAGCCGTGCGATCAGAAGGCGCTCTCCATGTGTCCTCAAGCCCCGGTGGGCTGTCAGCTGGTGAAGGAGCCCGGCTGTGGCTGCTGCTTGACTTGTGCTCTGGCGGAGGGGCAGGCGTGCGGAGTGTACACCGGTACATGCACGCATGGGTTGCGCTGCCTGCCGCGCAACGGAGAGGAGAAGCCGCTTCACGCCCTGTTGCACGGCAGGGGAGTGTGTACGAACGAAAAGGGATACAAACCATCGCACCCACCCATTG ATGTAATCAACAGCAAGAAGCATGCTGCCGTGCGCAAGGACAAGAAGAAACAACAGGAGAAGCTTAGGTTACTGGCGCCGATGGATTACTCCCCCCTTCCCATCGACAAGCATGAGCCTGAATTT GGTCCCTGCAGAAGGAAGCTGGATGGAATCATTCAAAGTATGAAAGACACTTCACGTGTCATGGCTCTTTCCCTCTACCTGCCTAACTGTGACAGGAAGGGCTTCTTTAAGCGCAAGCAG TGCAAGCCCTCCCGTGGCCGAAAACGAGGCATCTGCTGGTGCGTGGACAAATATGGCGTACAGCTGCCCGGCACTGACTACAGCGGCGGTAACATCCAGTGCAAGGATTTGGAGAACAGCAACAACAACGAGTGA
- the igfbp5b gene encoding insulin-like growth factor-binding protein 5b isoform X1 → MALLVLGTFLTALSISGGSYVPCEPCDQKALSMCPQAPVGCQLVKEPGCGCCLTCALAEGQACGVYTGTCTHGLRCLPRNGEEKPLHALLHGRGVCTNEKGYKPSHPPIDHESIEHDDTVKPDTTEDQSPKIPLKIPDVINSKKHAAVRKDKKKQQEKLRLLAPMDYSPLPIDKHEPEFGPCRRKLDGIIQSMKDTSRVMALSLYLPNCDRKGFFKRKQCKPSRGRKRGICWCVDKYGVQLPGTDYSGGNIQCKDLENSNNNE, encoded by the exons ATGGCTCTTCTTGTGCTGGGTACATTTCTGACGGCGTTGTCCATCAGTGGAGGCTCTTATGTTCCGTGCGAGCCGTGCGATCAGAAGGCGCTCTCCATGTGTCCTCAAGCCCCGGTGGGCTGTCAGCTGGTGAAGGAGCCCGGCTGTGGCTGCTGCTTGACTTGTGCTCTGGCGGAGGGGCAGGCGTGCGGAGTGTACACCGGTACATGCACGCATGGGTTGCGCTGCCTGCCGCGCAACGGAGAGGAGAAGCCGCTTCACGCCCTGTTGCACGGCAGGGGAGTGTGTACGAACGAAAAGGGATACAAACCATCGCACCCACCCATTG ATCATGAGTCAATAGAGCATGATGATACAGTGAAGCCAGACACGACTGAAGACCAGAGTCCTAAAATTCCCCTTAAAATTCCAGATGTAATCAACAGCAAGAAGCATGCTGCCGTGCGCAAGGACAAGAAGAAACAACAGGAGAAGCTTAGGTTACTGGCGCCGATGGATTACTCCCCCCTTCCCATCGACAAGCATGAGCCTGAATTT GGTCCCTGCAGAAGGAAGCTGGATGGAATCATTCAAAGTATGAAAGACACTTCACGTGTCATGGCTCTTTCCCTCTACCTGCCTAACTGTGACAGGAAGGGCTTCTTTAAGCGCAAGCAG TGCAAGCCCTCCCGTGGCCGAAAACGAGGCATCTGCTGGTGCGTGGACAAATATGGCGTACAGCTGCCCGGCACTGACTACAGCGGCGGTAACATCCAGTGCAAGGATTTGGAGAACAGCAACAACAACGAGTGA